A single Tindallia californiensis DNA region contains:
- a CDS encoding DUF2922 domain-containing protein gives MNQRLEMNFLNAEGSTVRISLPNPKEDLTATTVAASMQGIIDSGAFAPGNVALTAPASARVVTTEVEDLDVENAG, from the coding sequence ATGAACCAAAGACTTGAAATGAACTTCTTGAATGCCGAAGGGAGCACTGTAAGAATCAGTTTGCCGAATCCTAAAGAAGATCTCACGGCAACGACAGTTGCAGCGAGTATGCAAGGAATTATCGACAGTGGCGCTTTTGCGCCAGGCAATGTAGCGTTAACCGCCCCTGCGTCGGCTAGAGTGGTAACTACAGAAGTTGAAGATCTTGATGTCGAAAACGCTGGTTAG
- a CDS encoding response regulator has translation MKNVLIVDDSPIIHNLLRKVLERNNYSVCGDAKNGKEGVDMYKELNPDIVFMDITMPVMEGLDAVKIIKEFDPDAKIIMLSAMGDDEIKEEAKQLGVDVFLKKPFDDYKIVSAISKII, from the coding sequence ATGAAAAATGTATTGATCGTGGATGATTCACCTATTATTCACAACTTGTTAAGGAAAGTTCTGGAAAGAAACAATTATTCAGTTTGTGGAGACGCTAAAAATGGTAAAGAAGGAGTAGATATGTATAAAGAGCTTAACCCAGATATTGTCTTTATGGATATTACAATGCCTGTCATGGAAGGACTGGATGCGGTAAAGATTATAAAGGAATTTGATCCGGATGCAAAAATCATTATGCTAAGTGCTATGGGCGACGATGAAATCAAAGAAGAAGCAAAACAACTAGGAGTAGATGTTTTTTTGAAAAAACCTTTCGATGATTATAAAATCGTTAGTGCGATCTCAAAGATAATTTAA
- a CDS encoding PP2C family protein-serine/threonine phosphatase produces MYRILIVDDMLVNRKLMKKVLKDSIDNVCFLDAEDGFQATEVLEKDDIDLVILDLMMPGKDGYEVLEEMKEHPSHVDIPVIVNSAVTDMESIKRTLEMGAMDYFTKPITPEQMKVIIPLKASNALKFYEQKKDLKEMNKRMKNELKIASLLQGALFRNRENQNKVKLYQKYLACDELGGDLFDYVENENHSWFMIADITGHGVAASMVASMLKVVFNHAILNNEKPKEVLEEINLTFYNLMEENTNLCFSVFVGKLEGDTVTYSNAGHPYPLLIKKRKEEWEFLAANGYLIGLFRDTKYDNHAITLLPGEGILNYTDGLFEDPKNPEESKSHTSVLKHAELLDGIALKKPDNFLEQLMTSFRKTNKSQLDDDIAIMYLIRK; encoded by the coding sequence ATGTACAGAATTTTAATTGTAGACGATATGTTAGTGAACCGAAAACTAATGAAAAAAGTTCTGAAGGATAGCATTGACAATGTTTGTTTTTTGGATGCAGAGGATGGTTTTCAAGCGACAGAAGTATTGGAAAAAGATGATATTGATTTAGTTATACTAGACTTAATGATGCCGGGGAAAGATGGCTATGAGGTGCTGGAAGAAATGAAAGAACATCCTAGTCATGTTGATATTCCGGTTATTGTTAATTCAGCGGTTACTGATATGGAGAGTATAAAGCGTACTCTTGAAATGGGAGCTATGGACTACTTCACTAAACCAATTACACCTGAACAGATGAAGGTGATAATACCACTGAAAGCAAGTAATGCGCTTAAATTTTATGAACAGAAGAAAGATCTTAAAGAAATGAATAAACGAATGAAAAATGAACTTAAAATAGCGAGCTTACTTCAAGGTGCTTTGTTTAGAAATAGAGAAAATCAAAATAAGGTTAAACTGTACCAAAAATACCTAGCATGTGATGAACTTGGTGGAGATTTGTTTGACTATGTTGAAAATGAAAACCATAGTTGGTTTATGATCGCTGATATTACTGGTCATGGCGTCGCGGCCTCGATGGTTGCTTCCATGCTTAAGGTAGTGTTTAATCATGCTATACTTAACAATGAAAAGCCCAAAGAGGTGCTAGAAGAAATCAACTTAACATTTTATAATTTGATGGAAGAGAATACCAATCTTTGTTTTTCTGTCTTTGTTGGGAAATTAGAAGGTGATACGGTTACATACTCTAATGCAGGACATCCATATCCTTTGCTAATTAAAAAAAGAAAAGAAGAGTGGGAGTTTTTAGCGGCTAATGGATATTTGATAGGCTTGTTTCGTGATACAAAATACGATAATCATGCGATAACACTTTTGCCTGGAGAAGGTATTTTGAATTATACAGATGGTCTCTTTGAAGATCCTAAAAATCCAGAGGAAAGCAAGAGTCATACTAGTGTCTTAAAGCATGCTGAGTTACTTGATGGAATTGCATTGAAAAAACCAGACAACTTTTTAGAACAGCTAATGACTTCGTTTAGAAAAACGAATAAAAGTCAGCTTGATGATGATATAGCAATCATGTATTTGATTAGAAAATAA
- a CDS encoding chemotaxis protein CheX — protein MDAKYITPFLESVKTIMGQFGFEKIERGTIVKKENMNVDMDTIAIVGLVGGVKGNVSYAFSEETAKSIASKMMMGMTVNDLDEMARSAMSEFANMITGTAIATLSQIEEISEVTPTPPSIIYGKEIYMIITPMETLAIDLETDVGKIEVNIGLEM, from the coding sequence ATGGATGCTAAATATATAACACCATTTTTAGAGTCGGTAAAAACAATTATGGGACAATTTGGTTTTGAAAAAATTGAACGTGGAACAATTGTAAAAAAAGAGAATATGAATGTTGATATGGATACTATAGCGATAGTTGGTTTGGTAGGAGGCGTAAAAGGTAATGTTAGCTATGCGTTTTCTGAAGAAACAGCTAAATCGATTGCATCCAAAATGATGATGGGTATGACTGTGAATGATTTAGATGAAATGGCTAGAAGTGCTATGTCAGAATTTGCTAATATGATTACAGGAACGGCAATTGCAACCCTTTCACAAATTGAAGAAATAAGTGAAGTGACGCCAACACCACCGTCTATTATTTATGGTAAAGAGATATACATGATTATTACGCCAATGGAGACACTTGCTATTGACTTAGAGACTGATGTTGGTAAAATTGAAGTCAATATTGGGTTGGAGATGTAA
- a CDS encoding response regulator: MKILSVDDSAIVRKIIRGAVEVLNYDLLEASDGVEGKKVLENHYEEIGLLLLDWNMPGMNGMELLEFIKEDEKYKHIPVMMVTTESEKENIVRAIKAGADHYVVKPFTMEELIKKVLECLGQGDSDE; encoded by the coding sequence ATGAAAATACTATCTGTAGATGATTCGGCAATTGTTAGAAAAATCATTAGAGGGGCGGTGGAAGTATTAAATTACGACCTGTTGGAAGCCTCTGATGGCGTAGAAGGAAAAAAAGTGCTGGAAAATCACTATGAAGAAATAGGGTTACTACTTCTAGACTGGAATATGCCTGGTATGAATGGGATGGAGTTGCTTGAATTTATAAAAGAAGATGAAAAATATAAACATATTCCAGTTATGATGGTTACCACGGAAAGCGAGAAAGAAAATATTGTTAGAGCGATTAAAGCAGGAGCGGACCATTATGTTGTCAAACCGTTTACAATGGAAGAGCTTATAAAAAAAGTACTGGAATGTTTGGGACAGGGGGATAGCGATGAATGA
- a CDS encoding YvrJ family protein, giving the protein MSKIEDLFTAAANVGFPMVLSIYLLVRLEGKIENLSDSVHELATTIAQFGRRD; this is encoded by the coding sequence GTGTCGAAAATAGAAGATCTTTTCACCGCTGCTGCTAACGTGGGATTTCCGATGGTGCTATCTATATACTTGCTCGTTAGGTTGGAAGGCAAAATAGAAAACCTTTCCGACAGCGTACATGAATTAGCCACCACAATCGCCCAGTTTGGCCGCCGTGACTGA
- a CDS encoding YcbK family protein, whose translation MNNIRVSRNFLLREFECKDGSHQVAVKAELIEKLQRLRDLIGQPMIVTSGYRNQSHNAAVGGAAQSRHLTGEAADVRVAGMHPDEVAQLAAQVGFNGIGIYNRFTHVDIRPNPARWNG comes from the coding sequence ATGAATAATATCAGAGTATCAAGGAATTTTTTGCTTCGAGAATTTGAGTGCAAGGACGGAAGTCACCAGGTAGCGGTCAAGGCGGAGTTGATCGAGAAACTACAGCGTCTCCGTGATCTTATCGGCCAGCCAATGATCGTTACCAGTGGTTATCGGAATCAGAGCCACAACGCAGCCGTGGGAGGTGCGGCGCAAAGCCGCCATCTAACAGGTGAGGCGGCTGATGTTAGAGTCGCAGGGATGCACCCGGATGAAGTTGCTCAGCTGGCGGCCCAAGTAGGTTTTAATGGCATTGGTATTTATAATAGATTTACCCATGTAGATATTAGACCGAATCCAGCACGCTGGAACGGTTAG
- a CDS encoding PspC domain-containing protein yields the protein MEKRFYRSRKDKKLAGVCGGVAEYFEVDPTLIRLIWVVFTFAGGAGVLAYIIAAIIMPEKPLDISDTPSNRATYEDDSFVEVVEEEDIEEVGETKKQDDQRADYEKSNNDELKEKQTEYRSDSNNVAIGLILVVLGSLFFSRNFLRIHWIDFSYIWPLALILIGVYIIVNQRK from the coding sequence ATGGAAAAGCGATTTTATCGTTCGAGGAAAGATAAAAAACTGGCTGGGGTATGCGGTGGTGTAGCAGAATATTTTGAAGTGGATCCGACGTTAATTCGTTTGATATGGGTAGTTTTTACCTTTGCTGGAGGTGCGGGAGTATTAGCTTATATCATTGCTGCTATTATTATGCCGGAAAAACCCTTAGATATTTCTGATACACCTAGTAATAGAGCAACATATGAAGATGACAGCTTTGTTGAAGTTGTAGAAGAAGAGGATATTGAGGAAGTGGGTGAAACAAAAAAACAGGACGATCAGCGAGCTGACTATGAAAAATCCAATAATGACGAATTGAAAGAAAAGCAAACAGAATACAGAAGTGATAGCAATAATGTGGCTATAGGTCTCATACTGGTTGTGTTAGGGTCTTTGTTTTTTTCTAGAAACTTTTTGCGAATTCACTGGATTGACTTCAGCTATATTTGGCCGTTGGCACTCATCCTTATTGGAGTATATATTATTGTAAACCAAAGGAAGTGA
- a CDS encoding chemotaxis protein CheX: MDNRLLDPFLKSTKDMLLQMASVSLKEHDDFKEQATDIKSYGVTTLVTFVGKVKGRLLIDMEVNVASKIVKEVLGETLQDPKDSTYMGMVSELNNIIGGDAITYLNNEMALGLRLASPAVFTGKDVIISIPKIQSSTVECMTEQGKLRINVAFERGGEA; this comes from the coding sequence ATGGATAACCGGTTACTAGATCCTTTTTTGAAAAGTACTAAAGACATGCTTTTGCAAATGGCTTCTGTATCACTAAAGGAACATGATGATTTTAAGGAGCAAGCAACAGACATCAAATCTTATGGAGTGACTACATTAGTAACTTTTGTTGGAAAGGTAAAAGGGAGACTATTAATAGATATGGAAGTTAATGTTGCGTCAAAAATTGTTAAAGAAGTTCTGGGGGAAACATTGCAGGATCCTAAAGATAGTACTTACATGGGGATGGTTTCGGAATTAAATAACATCATTGGTGGCGATGCAATAACTTATCTTAACAATGAGATGGCTTTGGGTCTCAGACTTGCTTCACCTGCTGTTTTTACAGGAAAAGATGTTATTATTTCAATACCTAAAATTCAGTCATCTACGGTAGAATGTATGACAGAACAAGGAAAATTAAGGATTAATGTAGCTTTCGAAAGGGGTGGAGAAGCCTGA
- a CDS encoding chemotaxis protein CheX — translation MNEHEQAYHRAFSISVSEVMSTMTGFEMEEDASFSESRGDSCDASNKEPCEISGAMVLFGGKNGMATATMTRTTASVLVSYMTGIPYYELSDEDLFDGVAEMMNLIAGRAKALLRDTEFYFEISPPFTIVGKNHYIVHKKQASLIQKRFTSNDISFILKVFNT, via the coding sequence ATGAATGAACATGAACAAGCTTATCATCGGGCATTTTCAATTTCTGTTTCAGAAGTAATGAGCACTATGACAGGTTTTGAAATGGAAGAAGATGCTTCATTTAGTGAATCACGAGGAGATTCATGTGATGCTTCAAATAAAGAGCCTTGTGAAATAAGCGGAGCTATGGTATTGTTTGGTGGTAAGAACGGTATGGCCACTGCCACAATGACTAGAACGACAGCATCGGTTCTGGTTTCGTATATGACAGGCATCCCGTATTATGAATTGTCAGACGAAGATTTGTTTGATGGAGTAGCAGAAATGATGAATTTAATAGCTGGTAGAGCAAAAGCGCTGTTACGTGATACGGAGTTTTACTTTGAAATATCTCCACCATTTACCATTGTGGGTAAAAATCACTATATCGTACATAAAAAACAGGCGAGTTTAATACAAAAACGTTTTACTTCCAATGATATTTCTTTTATATTAAAAGTATTTAATACATGA
- a CDS encoding CheR family methyltransferase — MTASLSSREFSLFQKYIEDQCGISIGDEKAYLIESRLTKLLIESKLNSFEELYKMLYDRKDPKLSEKVIDAITTNETLWFRDKTPWIILEKELMAEYISMIRNTGKRIKIWSAAASSGQEAYSTVISIDQYLKKHRVKDVGLKDFEIVGTDISAPVLEIAKMGRYDPISIMRGLDPKLKEEYFINEGRVWTVKDEIKKHVKFRKFNLQNSFHSLGKFDMIFCRYVMIYFSQDFKKEMTKKLANALQKKGVLFIGNSEIFPAYKEYFEAKHVDKGIYYQVKE, encoded by the coding sequence ATGACTGCTTCTTTATCAAGTCGGGAATTTTCTTTGTTTCAAAAATATATTGAAGATCAATGCGGAATTTCTATAGGAGATGAAAAAGCATATTTAATTGAAAGCAGGTTAACCAAATTGTTGATTGAATCAAAGCTGAATTCCTTCGAAGAATTATATAAAATGTTATATGATAGAAAAGATCCTAAGCTCTCGGAGAAGGTTATTGATGCAATAACAACAAACGAAACATTATGGTTTAGAGATAAAACGCCATGGATAATCCTTGAAAAAGAACTAATGGCAGAATATATCTCGATGATCCGAAATACGGGGAAGAGGATTAAAATATGGAGTGCGGCTGCATCTTCAGGGCAAGAAGCTTACTCAACGGTAATATCAATTGATCAATATCTAAAAAAACATAGAGTAAAAGATGTCGGATTAAAAGATTTTGAAATAGTAGGTACGGACATTTCTGCTCCTGTTCTTGAAATAGCTAAAATGGGAAGGTATGACCCAATATCTATTATGCGTGGACTTGATCCAAAGCTTAAAGAAGAATATTTTATTAATGAAGGTCGTGTATGGACTGTAAAAGATGAAATAAAAAAGCATGTAAAGTTTCGCAAGTTTAATCTTCAAAATTCTTTTCATTCTCTTGGAAAATTTGATATGATATTTTGTCGATATGTCATGATATACTTTTCGCAGGATTTCAAAAAAGAAATGACTAAAAAACTTGCAAACGCACTTCAAAAGAAAGGTGTTTTGTTCATAGGTAATTCTGAAATATTTCCGGCCTATAAAGAATATTTCGAAGCAAAACACGTTGATAAAGGTATATACTATCAAGTCAAGGAGTGA
- a CDS encoding DUF1659 domain-containing protein — translation MDAERAVVVGQLQLRFIDSIVDGAERYMTRTFSGIKAEAEDSAVLAVAYHLMQLQTKNIKTITRIERAEIIEG, via the coding sequence ATGGACGCAGAAAGAGCGGTAGTAGTAGGTCAGTTACAACTACGATTTATCGATTCGATTGTCGATGGCGCTGAACGGTATATGACCAGAACATTTAGTGGAATCAAAGCCGAAGCCGAAGACAGTGCGGTTCTTGCAGTGGCATATCATTTAATGCAGTTGCAGACCAAAAATATCAAAACGATAACCCGAATCGAAAGAGCAGAAATCATTGAAGGTTAG
- a CDS encoding chemotaxis protein CheW, producing MNGKALTFFINEKMFGLDIKLVKEISRKVEFSEVPDSDPNIVGLMNLRGQVVTLFRLSNILELESSSQNDESACIILKALPNQPHQIGFLIDRTGDVVDIQDGWCEKTPANVEEVKSEYIKEVVKLDNKLLLMLDTDVVFDTQ from the coding sequence ATGAATGGAAAAGCATTAACTTTTTTTATCAATGAGAAAATGTTTGGTTTAGATATAAAGCTAGTTAAGGAAATAAGCCGCAAAGTTGAATTTAGTGAAGTGCCGGACTCTGATCCAAATATTGTAGGGTTAATGAATCTTCGAGGACAGGTAGTTACGCTATTTCGGTTAAGCAACATATTAGAGCTGGAATCGAGTAGTCAAAACGATGAATCTGCATGCATCATATTAAAAGCCCTACCGAATCAGCCTCATCAAATTGGATTTCTAATAGATCGAACTGGTGATGTGGTTGATATACAAGATGGTTGGTGTGAAAAAACACCTGCGAATGTAGAGGAAGTAAAGAGTGAATATATAAAAGAAGTGGTTAAACTTGATAATAAACTGTTGTTAATGTTAGATACAGACGTTGTGTTTGACACACAATAA
- a CDS encoding LiaI-LiaF-like domain-containing protein, translating to MKNRDYTSGVILIGAGILFLLRNFGIISFRYLFQFWPVILIITGINLIIEKQPYVAVLTWILFFIIVITLSIMIELEIYIPMIPFPY from the coding sequence ATGAAAAATAGGGATTATACGTCTGGAGTTATTCTTATTGGAGCTGGTATACTATTTCTTTTAAGGAATTTTGGTATCATCAGCTTTCGATACCTATTTCAATTCTGGCCTGTCATATTGATCATTACAGGCATTAACTTGATTATTGAAAAACAACCTTATGTTGCAGTATTAACTTGGATTTTGTTTTTTATCATTGTAATAACGTTAAGCATTATGATAGAACTGGAAATATATATCCCTATGATTCCTTTTCCATACTGA
- the cheB gene encoding chemotaxis-specific protein-glutamate methyltransferase CheB: MTKLKALVVDDTIIYRKILTQAIEDTGLCVVDKTAPNGMIALEWLQQKPFDVVLLDVFMPVMDGIEALKQIKKEFPAMAVIMISSDGEDSVQNTVKALELGAMEFIMKPSGGDQTKNIQSITRTLKILFAQIHMHKYEKGNIDKRKTSIMDADKKTNHNIKKAERKQAYIPYSLNKRIKPDIILIASSTGGPVALESIFKKIEEPINKPVLIVQHMPKHFTKVLANSLKSKSGLNISEVEDKQEISSKEVIIAAGGSHMIVVSEKGKKTLRLLETPMVNGVRPSADVLFKSVAKEFNGYKILVVILTGMGNDGMRGVQELKKRCEVYCISQSEESSVVYGMPRSIEEAGLSDEVLHLNDIPERIVNMLK; encoded by the coding sequence ATGACGAAACTAAAAGCATTAGTAGTTGATGACACTATTATTTACAGAAAAATATTAACACAAGCTATTGAAGATACAGGTTTGTGTGTAGTGGATAAAACGGCGCCTAATGGCATGATTGCTTTGGAATGGCTTCAACAAAAACCATTTGATGTTGTGCTTTTAGATGTTTTTATGCCTGTAATGGATGGGATTGAGGCATTAAAGCAGATAAAGAAAGAGTTTCCTGCGATGGCTGTGATTATGATCAGTAGTGATGGGGAGGATAGTGTTCAAAATACGGTTAAGGCTCTTGAACTTGGTGCTATGGAATTTATAATGAAACCGTCTGGTGGCGATCAAACAAAGAACATTCAATCAATAACGAGAACATTAAAAATATTGTTTGCACAGATCCACATGCATAAATATGAAAAAGGAAACATTGATAAAAGAAAAACCTCTATCATGGATGCTGATAAAAAAACGAATCATAATATCAAAAAAGCAGAAAGAAAGCAGGCGTATATACCATATAGCTTAAATAAGCGAATAAAGCCAGATATTATTCTTATTGCTTCTTCAACGGGTGGACCAGTGGCACTGGAAAGTATCTTTAAAAAAATTGAGGAACCAATCAACAAACCTGTTTTGATAGTGCAACATATGCCAAAACACTTCACTAAAGTGCTTGCAAACTCTCTAAAGTCTAAAAGTGGTCTTAATATCTCTGAAGTGGAAGATAAGCAAGAAATAAGTTCGAAAGAAGTGATTATAGCGGCTGGAGGGTCGCATATGATTGTGGTTTCTGAGAAGGGCAAAAAAACTCTAAGGTTGTTAGAGACACCTATGGTTAATGGTGTAAGGCCTTCTGCTGATGTTCTATTCAAATCGGTTGCTAAAGAATTTAATGGGTATAAAATCTTAGTGGTTATTCTTACTGGGATGGGTAATGATGGCATGCGAGGAGTACAAGAGTTGAAAAAACGATGTGAGGTATATTGTATTTCACAAAGCGAAGAAAGCAGTGTTGTATATGGTATGCCTCGGAGCATAGAAGAAGCCGGTTTATCGGATGAAGTGTTACATCTCAACGATATTCCGGAACGCATCGTGAATATGCTGAAATGA